In Halomicrobium zhouii, the sequence GCGGTCGGCTTCGATGGCGAGGATGCAGTCGCCGGCCGGCGTCAGAAAGTCGTCGCTCGTCAGCTCCAGCGTGCTCGCGTGCTCGGCACTCACGTTCTCGTGTCCGTGCGCGTGGACGATTTCGGTCGTCCCGCCCCGTTCGGTCATACCCCCGCTTTCCCGTCGGCCCACTTCAGCGAGTCGACTCGGAATCGCGTGCGACCGTGACCGTGACGGCGCCACAGCGGCACTCGTAGGCACGCCGCTCGCCGCCCTCGGTCCGGAACGTGAGCGTCGGTTCCTCGGCGAGGCGCCGCTCGCAGTTCTCCCCGTCACACGTTGCCGTCGTCTCGTTCCGGAGTTCCTCTATCATACATCCGAGTCCACGGGGAACGGATATGAAGGTCCGCCTCCCCCGGAGTGGAAGTGAAAGTGTGGGACGGCGCGGGGGTGGACCCGACGAGCGGCCACAGCGTCGAACCCGGGGCGACCGACGGTTGTGAAACGGAGCCACCGTGAGTGGTATGCGAACGCTAGCCGTAACAGTTACAACCACCTTGGAACAACAGGCGCGCAGGTGTTCCAGAGAGTTCGCGGGTCCGTCCGGGAGAACGTCGGTCGTGCGAAGCGCCTGCTCCGCCGGTCGTTCTCCGAGGACCACACGACCGAGGAGGTCGCCCGTAGTTTCGGACTCGGCGTGTTCATCACGATGCTGCCGACGCTCGGTGTCGGCTTTCTCGTCTTTCTCGTCCTCGCGGCCGTCTTCGATAGCATGAGCAAACTCGCGCTCGTCGCCTCCGCCGTCGTCTTCAACCCGGTGGTCAAGTGGGGCGTCTACGGGCTCAGTCTCGGACTGGGGATGTTCCTGCTCGGTCCGGTCGAGGGAGTCACGATGACCGACGCGTCGCTGTCCGCCGCGCCGGCGGTCGTCCTCCGCCTGGTGGTGGGCAACGTCATCCTCGCCGTCGCCGTCGCCGCCGTCAGCTACGTCGTCTCGTTCCGGTTTATCGACCGCTACGCGGACACGGCCGTAGAGTACATCGACGACGTGAGCGACCACGTCACCGCCCCGTTCGGCGGGACGGGCGAGGATCGGGACTCGACCGAGGGCCCGGACGTTGCCCAAGGCGGTGACGACCCCCGGGGAGGCGGTGACGACCCCCGGGGCTGTGACTGACGTCCGGGGCTGTGACTGACGTCCGGGCCGCCGACACGCGCTGGCGTTCTGCCGACTGTGCCGAG encodes:
- a CDS encoding DUF2062 domain-containing protein; amino-acid sequence: MFQRVRGSVRENVGRAKRLLRRSFSEDHTTEEVARSFGLGVFITMLPTLGVGFLVFLVLAAVFDSMSKLALVASAVVFNPVVKWGVYGLSLGLGMFLLGPVEGVTMTDASLSAAPAVVLRLVVGNVILAVAVAAVSYVVSFRFIDRYADTAVEYIDDVSDHVTAPFGGTGEDRDSTEGPDVAQGGDDPRGGGDDPRGCD